A single region of the Penaeus vannamei isolate JL-2024 chromosome 23, ASM4276789v1, whole genome shotgun sequence genome encodes:
- the ec gene encoding uncharacterized protein ec isoform X4 produces the protein MICSTLPVVNYPSGNMNIQTFSLRQALKELFSQLQYSHESALPPDALRRALAQTFYNQQRFQLGFMDDAAECFENILLRIHFHIASGEAEDMCNARHCIPHQRFAMTLVEQSVCGDCGATSEPLPFTQMVHYVSASALTAQARQMQDPAVSGSQPQVALDMFGQLLKKAGGMGDIRDCPSACGAKIQICRTLMNRPEIVSIGVVWDSERPTLEHIMAVFATVGTTLRLRDVFQSVVDDRWAQHTQHQLVGVVTYYGKHYSTFFYHTKLRVWIYFDDATVREIGPHWEQVVDKCRRGHFQPLLLLYANPSGTPVPVDTAPRTVSLVPGHRTSNRAAQPPHKASAAGEPYSQATTRRAVTPNPEKCVDVGGPTPRRAITPSPEVAAQRDGHRDYQNIHAVTQVYQDGAGEPHSDDVFDQGTSNYRRQLESIKQSGSVLPNKPSIRGRLDSDDSVYAGRRNDSQRQERQRSVSCSGSGYNQHGNRNSNSSLEQFEKDGLKMPEGGNVPRRRDSGNWSGDRNSASSSSSTSLENPYLFIVGKAGRQPPSPTAKAPPSPSRGDHPEYANLGVGVPGHPHNHATNGQQPSAAPNGQYDPGYDSYSLSSNDSYPIQQNLKHNLQQLQQIPECVQASDSPGTYTGGSQQDSSSVSTLTESEAGGNCEALCLAADSLLEEARAREEAGDLPGALDLCNAAAAKTRAAMDAPYNNAHSLTFARMKHNTCVMRARSLHRRILIQEETAAWEGQYKMDAPHHSRQGSRDSQRSRTSRQGSREGSVHHSRQGSRDASSGSQARSQDQLDTAVTLAQTAEKLQTTNIEIYATLPKKGKKASEKMAKKEDVEVHIEKPKEKKTAEKTKEKAHKDKKSSKSRAVDSDYASDHSSKSSKKGADKDDVNAIVEVKEEKPIGKKQHKVRRKLLMGGLIRRKNRSMPDLREGQDGENPKAATDDLEVRSFSRPTTPSGEKTMAGYLSEGHLEYSNPNLERSKLMRKSFHGSVGKGLSPAKSAAALKVPPPIPQRINSQLSQNEKNQISQKNDKNSRKDEKKREKRPPYPLPPSDIEPENPPALPPRCYTPEIVNNNNNNNMLKTEPQSLPYIHTQMQQYDTYQTNSLPYNNPMYPEQHHQQPPGTPTQITVCADVHQEATPREAQQQMTYQQLHHHQQQQYAQQSHKQEPKIQQRQDDFQQLHQQQQQLYSKQNQQNHVSSSWPEISHSRQSSEDFPPPPPPLEEAVEDLKIRGLLPPPPPESRAIPEAHSAPEPSSLLAQLQQKRQQIVESKDTTGATTDDRVKPLPSKSSGDWLHELQAKQAAMRKKMQEQNGPTSGAQSEVKENNSNSAKENNINSVRNLASKFENVSVSTTKPEAGQDEVDSRLAPPAPQPSREEVTERQRVVSKEMFTREYTQCNSLQFPSHSGHESRLSSSYRTRTEHSESVNASNKDSVSDSAKEDSELNTSTDTTSSDGAKKKKSKKSVTFCDQVVLVATAEDEEEDAYIPNPILERVLKSAMTSSMSDTDTSSCGEPVSPRSNGPAQSSKPNVPTPQASPHYQSVTSQPQQQPQPQSQPQSQPQPQSHFPPAPPQTHATQSYPSQPAHYQAHPHPPHPHPAQSYPPPSAGQHPAQAYTSQSHSAQPHHTQPLHAHAHPSHPHGQQYQQPPQSSGGQVRLPPPYQPPPSVSKPLSSHVPPSHGQGSQMPHVVHGQSQQRTLSNGLHPGQMPHLIPAARPGQQQQAHHRHAPAQQQQQPPPHHYQQQPQQRASAVPYPGMMTRQNSSLGFQHHSETERTFPPYQRVPHPGHAQGQPQAHPQMHQAMHSQSRSGLPPHNHTSSAAYNRQQQSGHPVQQQVPHGHSLQQQQQPQHGSGYGSVGRGGVKGGPSHFCGPLDPSAIYTTVNKAGKKSNAAPASATGSALQPCNLCRKKCVNPPSTYCNDCDFYMSRFKPKA, from the exons ATGATTTGTTCCACTCTCCCCGTCGTAAATTACCCTTCCGGAAACATGAACATACAAACGTTTTCCCTCCGACAAGCTCTGAAG GAACTCTTCTCACAGCTCCAGTACAGCCATGAGTCCGCGCTGCCGCCCGACGCGCTCCGCCGCGCCCTCGCCCAGACCTTCTACAACCAGCAGCGCTTCCAGCTGGGCTTCATGGACGACGCCGCCGAGTGCTTCGAGAACATTCTCCTGCGCATCCACTTCCACATCGCCAGCGGGGAGGCCGAGGACATGTGCAATGCCCGCCACTGCATCCCCCACCAGCGCTTCGCCATGACGCTGGTCGAGCAGAGCGTCTGCGGCGACTGCGGGGCCACGTCCGAGCCGCTGCCCTTCACGCAGATGGTGCACTACGTGTCGGCGTCGGCGCTCACCGCACAGGCCAGGCAGATGCAGGACCCCGCCGTGTCGGGCTCGCAGCCGCAGGTCGCCCTCGACATGTTCGGCCAGCTCCTGAAGAAGGCCGGAGGCATGGGAGACATCAGAGATTGCCCC AGTGCCTGCGGCGCCAAAATACAGATCTGCCGGACGCTGATGAACCGGCCCGAGATCGTGTCCATCGGTGTGGTGTGGGACTCGGAGCGACCGACGCTGGAGCACATCATGGCCGTGTTCGCCACCGTGGGCACGACGCTTCGACTCCGCGACGTGTTCCAGAGTGTCGTCGACGACCGCTGGGCTCAGCACACGCAGCACCAGCTGGTCGGAGTCGTCACCTACTATGGAAAGCATTACTCCACTTTCTTCTATCACACGAAGCTCCGAGTGTGGATATACTTCGACGATGCGACAGTACGAGAAATTGGACCGCACTGGGAGCAGGTCGTCGACAAGTGTCGTCGCGGCCACTTCCAGCCCCTCCTGCTGCTGTATGCCAACCCCAGTGGCACTCCCGTGCCCGTCGACACGGCCCCGCGGACGGTGTCCCTCGTGCCGGGCCACCGCACCAGCAACCGCGCCGCGCAGCCTCCCCACAAAGCCTCGGCGGCAGGGGAGCCCTACTCGCAGGCCACGACCCGCCGCGCCGTCACGCCCAACCCCGAGAAGTGCGTGGACGTGGGCGGGCCGACGCCGCGGCGCGCCATCACGCCCAGCCCCGAGGTGGCGGCCCAGCGCGACGGCCACCGCGACTACCAGAACATCCACGCCGTGACGCAGGTCTACCAGGACGGCGCCGGCGAGCCCCACAGCGACGACGTGTTCGACCAGGGCACGTCCAACTACCGGCGCCAGCTGGAGAGCATCAAGCAGAGCGGTTCCGTCCTGCCCAACAAGCCCAGCATCCGCGGCCGACTCGACTCCGACGACTCCGTCTACGCCGGCAGGAGAAACGACTCGCAGCGGCAGGAGCGCCAGCGGTCCGTCAGCTGCAGCGGCAGCGGCTACAATCAGCACGGCAACAGGAACAGCAACTCGTCCCTCGAGCAGTTCGAGAAGGACGGCCTCAAGATGCCCGAGGGCGGAAACGTTCCTCGACGCCGCGACTCCGGCAACTGGAGCGGCGACCGCAACAgcgcgtcgtcgtcgtcgtcgacgTCGCTCGAGAACCCGTACCTGTTCATCGTGGGCAAGGCCGGCCGCCAGCCCCCCTCGCCCACCGCCAAGGCGCCGCCCAGCCCATCGCGCGGCGACCACCCCGAGTACGCCAACCTGGGCGTGGGCGTCCCCGGCCACCCGCACAACCACGCCACCAACGGGCAGCAGCCCAGCGCGGCGCCCAACGGCCAGTACGACCCCGGCTACGACTCCTACTCGCTCTCTTCGAACGACTCCTATCCAATTCAGCAGAATCTGAAGCATAACTTGCAG CAGCTTCAACAAATCCCCGAATGTGTGCAGGCTAGCGACAGCCCCGGAACGTACACGGGCGGGAGTCAGCAAGATAGCAGCAGCGTCAGCACACTGACAGAAAGCGAAGCTGGAGGAAACTGCGAGGCTTTGTGCCTGGCTGCTGACTCGCTGCTGGAGGAAGCCAGAGCGCGCGAGGAGGCTGGGGACCTTCCC GGCGCCCTCGACCTGTGCAATGCCGCCGCGGCCAAGACCCGAGCCGCCATGGACGCCCCCTACAACAACGCCCACTCGCTGACCTTCGCGCGCATGAAGCACAACACGTGCGTCATGCGGGCGAGGTCTCTGCACCGACGCATCCTCATCCAGGAGGAGACTGCCGCTTGGGAAGGCCAATACAAAATGG ATGCGCCCCACCACAGTCGCCAGGGCTCGCGGGACTCCCAGCGATCCCGCACCAGCCGCCAGGGCTCGCGCGAGGGCTCCGTCCACCACAGCCGCCAGGGATCCCGTGACGCCTCCAGCGGCTCCCAGGCCAGGTCGCAGGACCAGCTGGACACGGCCGTCACCCTGGCACAGACAGCGGAAAAGTTGCAGACGACAAACATCGAAATCTATGCGACTCTGcccaagaagggaaagaaggcgtCGGAGAAGATGGCGAAGAAGGAGGACGTGGAAGTGCACATCGAGAagccgaaggagaagaagacggccgagaagacgaaggagaaggccCACAAGGACAAGAAGAGCTCCAAGTCCCGAGCCGTGGACAGCGACTACGCCAGCGACCACAGCTCCAAGAGTTCAAAGAAGGGAGCCGACAAGGACGACGTGAACGCCATCGTGGAGGTCAAGGAAGAGAAGCCTATCGGGAAGAAGCAGCACAAGGTCAGGCGGAAGCTGCTAATGGGCGGCCTCATCCGGCGCAAGAACCGCAGCATGCCGGACCTCCGCGAGGGCCAGGACGGAGAGAACCCGAAGGCGGCCACCGACGACCTGGAAGTCCGAAGCTTCTCCCGACCGACCACGCCCTCGGGGGAGAAGACCATGGCTGGCTACCTGAGCGAGGGCCACCTGGAGTACAGCAACCCTAACCTGGAGCGCAGCAAACTCATGAGGAAGAGCTTCCACGGTAGCGTCGGCAAGGGGCTGTCCCCAGCTAAGTCCGCCGCGGCCCTGAAGGtgcctcctcccattccccagcGCATCAATTCCCAGCTTTCACAGAACGAAAAGAATCAAATATCGCAGAAGAACGATAAAAATAGCCGAAAGgacgagaagaagcgagagaagcgGCCGCCGTATCCTCTCCCTCCAAGTGACATTGAGCCGGAGAACCCGCCCGCCCTTCCGCCTCGCTGTTATACGCCAGAGAtcgtaaacaacaacaataacaataacatgctGAAAACCGAACCACAGTCGCTGCCGTACATCCACACGCAAATGCAGCAGTACGATACCTACCAGACCAACTCTCTTCCTTATAACAACCCGATGTACCCGGAGCAGCATCACCAGCAGCCACCAGGTACACCGACGCAGATAACCGTGTGCGCCGACGTGCACCAGGAGGCCACTCCGAGGGAGGCCCAGCAGCAGATGACCTACCAGCAGCTGCATCACCATCAACAGCAGCAGTATGCTCAGCAGTCTCACAAACAAGAGCCGAAAATACAACAGCGACAAGACGATTTCCAGCAGctgcatcagcagcagcagcaactttATTCCAAACAGAATCAACAGAATCACGTTTCTTCATCTTGGCCCGAAATCTCGCACTCAAGACAAAGCAGTGaagactttcctcctcctcctcctccactggaGGAGGCTGTGGAGGATCTGAAAATTCGGGgactcctccccccgcccccaccagaGTCCAGGGCTATACCCGAGGCCCACAGCGCCCCCGAGCCCTCGAGTCTGTTGGCTCAGCTCCAGCAGAAGCGGCAGCAGATCGTCGAGAGCAAGGACACGACTGGCGCCACGACCGATGATCGGGTGAAGCCATTGCCGTCGAAGAGCAGCGGCGATTGGCTGCATGAGCTGCAGGCCAAGCAGGCAGCCATGCGCAAGAAAATGCAAGAACAAAACGGACCCACGTCAGGGGCACAATCTGAGGTAAAAGAGAACAACAGTAACAGTGCTAAGGAAAACAATATTAATTCTGTAAGGAACTTGGCCTCCAAGTTTGAGAATGTGAGTGTGTCTACGACGAAACCAGAAGCGGGCCAAGACGAGGTCGACAGCCGTCTGGCGCCTCCTGCCCCTCAGCCCTCGCGCGAGGAAGTGACCGAGCGGCAGCGTGTTGTGAGTAAAGAAATGTTTACGAGAGAATACACCCAGTGTAACTCTTTACAATTTCCGTCCCACAGTGGACATGAGAGCAGACTTAGTTCCTCTTATCGGACACGGACCGAACACAGTGAAAGTGTTAATGCTAGTAATAAGGATAGTGTTAGTGACAGTGCCAAAGAAGATTCTGAACttaacacaagcacagacacgaCGTCTAGTGATGGcgctaaaaagaaaaaatccaagaaGAGTGTGACCTTCTGTGACCAAGTGGTGCTCGTTGCGACggccgaggacgaggaggaggacgcctaCATCCCCAACCCAATCCTCGAGAGGGTCCTGAAGTCCGCGATGACATCCTCGATGTCTGACACAGATACTTCCTCCTGTGGGGAACCTGTGAGCCCGAGATCGAATGGCCCAGCTCAGTCCTCGAAGCCTAACGTACCCACACCTCAGGCGAGCCCCCATTACCAGTCCGTCACATCCCAACCCCAGCAGCAACCCCAGCCTCAATCCCAGCCCCAGTCCCAACCCCAGCCCCAGTCCCACTTCCCTCCGGCGCCGCCACAGACGCACGCCACCCAGAGTTACCCCAGCCAGCCTGCCCATTACCAggcccatccccaccctcctcatcCGCATCCCGCGCAGTCTTACCCCCCTCCGTCTGCCGGCCAGCATCCAGCTCAAGCCTATACCAGCCAGTCCCATTCTGCTCAACCCCATCACACCCAGCCTCTGCACGCCCACGCGCACCCATCACACCCTCACGGCCAGCAGTACCAGCAGCCACCTCAGAGTAGCGGTGGGCAGGTGAGGCTTCCGCCACCCTACCAGCCTCCCCCCAGTGTGTCCAAACCCCTGAGTTCACATGTCCCTCCCAGCCACGGCCAGGGCAGTCAGATGCCCCACGTTGTCCACGGGCAGAGCCAGCAGCGTACCCTGTCCAACGGCCTCCACCCCGGACAGATGCCTCACCTGATTCCGGCGGCCAGACCGGGGCAACAGCAGCAGGCACACCACAGACATGCACcagcacagcagcagcagcagcctccGCCACACCACTACCAGCAGCAACCGCAGCAGAGAGCGTCTGCTGTGCCCTACCCGGGGATGATGACTCGCCAGAACAGCAGCCTTGGATTCCAGCACCACTCGGAGACGGAGCGAACGTTCCCTCCCTACCAGCGAGTGCCACATCCGGGCCACGCGCAGGGTCAGCCACAGGCACACCCGCAAATGCACCAAGCCATGCATTCCCAGAGCCGTTCTGGCCTGCCGCCCCACAACCACACGTCGTCTGCAGCCTACAACCGTCAGCAGCAGTCCGGCCATCCAGTACAGCAGCAGGTCCCTCACGGCCACTCcctgcagcaacagcagcagccgcAGCACGGGTCGGGGTACGGAAGTGTGGGTCGCGGCGGAGTCAAGGGAGGCCCCAGTCACTTCTGCGGCCCACTGGACCCGTCAGCCATCTACACCACAGTCAACAAGGCAGGCAAGAAGTCCAACGCGGCTCCAGCCTCGGCCACGGGCAGCGCTCTCCAGCCGTGCAACTTGTGTCGGAAGAAGTGCGTCAACCCGCCTTCTACTTACTGCAATGACTGCGATTTCTACATGTCCAGATTTAAGCCGAAAGCTTAA